The proteins below are encoded in one region of Caulobacter henricii:
- a CDS encoding phosphatase PAP2 family protein codes for MILSLNASARRGFAVLVRTARRDLGASLAVLVATLGLLAFLAIADAVSEGETETLDRAILMALRRPGRSHDLIGPHWLAGAATDITALGSLTVLALLILLACAILAVLRRWGQALLLLICAGGGLALSQGLKAAFGRERPGPDYRALETINASFPSGHALLSAVVFLTLGAMAARFVQGRRLKALALGAAIVLSLLVGVSRIYLGVHWASDVLAGWSVGAAWAMVCWLAASVVTRWQSLRRPA; via the coding sequence ATGATCCTGTCCTTGAATGCTTCGGCCCGGCGCGGCTTTGCCGTGCTGGTCAGGACGGCCCGGCGCGACCTGGGGGCTAGCCTCGCCGTGCTGGTCGCCACCCTGGGCTTGCTGGCCTTTCTGGCGATCGCCGACGCCGTGTCCGAGGGTGAGACCGAAACCCTGGACAGGGCCATCCTCATGGCCCTGCGTCGGCCCGGCAGGTCACATGACCTGATCGGGCCTCACTGGCTGGCTGGCGCGGCGACGGACATCACCGCCCTGGGCTCGTTGACGGTTCTGGCCCTGCTGATCCTGCTGGCCTGCGCGATTCTGGCGGTGCTCCGGCGCTGGGGACAGGCCCTGCTGCTCCTGATCTGCGCGGGCGGGGGTCTGGCGCTCAGTCAGGGCCTGAAGGCCGCCTTCGGTCGGGAGCGACCCGGCCCGGACTACCGGGCCCTCGAGACGATCAATGCCAGCTTTCCATCCGGCCACGCCCTGCTGTCGGCGGTAGTCTTCCTGACGCTCGGGGCCATGGCGGCCCGTTTCGTCCAGGGGCGGAGACTGAAGGCCCTGGCCCTGGGCGCGGCGATCGTCCTGTCCCTTCTGGTCGGGGTCAGCCGCATCTATCTGGGCGTGCACTGGGCCAGCGACGTTCTGGCCGGCTGGAGCGTGGGCGCAGCCTGGGCCATGGTCTGCTGGCTGGCGGCTTCCGTTGTGACCCGCTGGCAGAGCCTCAGGCGACCGGCTTGA
- a CDS encoding RcnB family protein, with translation MKRLALTALALSLLAGTAATAAPQRYDDRDNGRYEQSRYDDRRDDRYARDRRDDRRDDRRDRRDDRRDYRDSRRDYRADYRHDRRDYREYRRWAYGQRLDARYRDNRYYVADYHRHGLRAPPRGYRWQRVDDQYVMAAIATGLIAAVIIANN, from the coding sequence ATGAAGCGCCTTGCCCTCACCGCTCTCGCCCTGTCGCTCTTGGCCGGGACCGCCGCAACCGCAGCGCCGCAACGTTATGATGACCGCGACAACGGTCGTTACGAGCAAAGCCGGTACGATGACCGTCGCGACGACCGCTACGCCCGTGACCGCCGGGATGACCGTCGCGACGATCGCCGCGATCGCCGGGATGACCGCCGCGACTACCGTGATAGCCGCCGCGACTACCGCGCCGACTACCGGCACGACCGCCGCGACTATCGTGAATATCGTCGCTGGGCCTATGGCCAGCGCCTGGACGCCCGCTATCGCGACAACCGCTACTATGTCGCCGACTATCACCGCCACGGCCTGCGCGCCCCGCCGCGCGGCTATCGCTGGCAGCGCGTGGACGACCAGTATGTGATGGCCGCCATCGCCACCGGTCTGATCGCCGCAGTGATCATCGCCAACAACTAG